CGGGGCGTGGCTTTCCTGTGCGACCATTCCACCCAAAGGCGTGATCGCGCTTCGGTGGTGAGTTGCACACGCCGCGCAAACCGGGCACACCGACGCGATGGGGAACGAGGCATGAGCGAACAACCGATCGTGGTGTTCACCGACGGCGCAGCGAAGGGCAATCCCGGACCCGGGGGTTGGGGCGTGATCATCGCCACGCCCAACGGCCACGTCACCGAGCTCGGCGGCGGCGCCGCGCACACGACGAACAATCAGATGGAGCTGACGGCGCCCATCGAAGCGCTGCGCCGCCTGCAGCGCACGCCCGGCGCACTGGCGATCTACACGGACTCCACCTACGTCATCAAAGGCATCCGCGAGTGGATCTGGGCGTGGCGCAAGCGCGGCTGGAAGACGGCCGAGGGCAAGGACGTGCTCAACCGTGAGCTGTGGGAGGCGTTGGCGAGCCTGGTCGCCGCGCGCGGCAAAGGCGGTATCGAGTGGCACTACGTCCGCGGCCACACCGGCATTCCCGGCAACGAGCGTGTCGACGAGATCGCCAACGCCTTCGCACTCA
This genomic interval from Candidatus Binatia bacterium contains the following:
- the rnhA gene encoding ribonuclease HI, giving the protein MSEQPIVVFTDGAAKGNPGPGGWGVIIATPNGHVTELGGGAAHTTNNQMELTAPIEALRRLQRTPGALAIYTDSTYVIKGIREWIWAWRKRGWKTAEGKDVLNRELWEALASLVAARGKGGIEWHYVRGHTGIPGNERVDEIANAFALKRHPKLHDGPLLRYPLPIFDVPDDTSVPKRAPGASSSGKSKAAAYSYLSVVDGTPMRHATWAECERRVKGRSGARFKKAMSAVDEVTILRAWGCAPEDV